Within the Populus trichocarpa isolate Nisqually-1 chromosome 14, P.trichocarpa_v4.1, whole genome shotgun sequence genome, the region AAAATGAGGAAAGTTGTGTTACATGGATTGCATATAAGCACCAAAAGTAATAGCTGAAAAAGTGTAAGCCAAGGAAGAAAATCTATTCCAAAAAAAggtgataaaagaaaaaaaaaaaacaaaaaacctctGAAACCCCAGGGAAGAGGTAACAAGAATGATGAACAAGATAGCCTTCAACTTATTGTGGTATAACATGGACCCAAATTGAGCAAGATGGAAATAGAGAAGTCTCACTACTGACTTTGAGTAGCCAAATTCTGAGCTTCAATAAAATGAGTTCAGTGTCGTGCATAAATGCATTCCAACTGCATGAAATTTACAAGGAACAAACAAACCAAAAAGACACCGGATATCGGCAAGTCTCAGAGTTAATGAAAAATACTCTGGCTATTAAATGTGGAGCTAACTACATTAgcatttcaaaattgtttttgcaaaGAGCCAAGAGAgcctctgaaaatatatattccaGCAATAGAAGCATGAAATGCACATCTCATTGTGGAACATGAGAACAAAGTATCTGTCAAGAAACTCAGTGCTTACATTATTGACAATGCCTAAATGATTGGgtgaattttttatgatttcaaatCTAAACTTGGCGTTACCAGCTAAGAGCGTGATGATCATGAAACAcgcacaaaaaacaaaaacagatctATGAGGTTGATGAAGAACACCAAAATACAAGAATCAATGAATGGATAAATCCCACAAGTTTTGTTTCGTAATCCATACCTTTCCAGATATTTTGTGCATCTCACCGAGGATTGAGGCAAGGAGAGAAGATTTCCCAGATCCCACAGTCCCAACAATAGCAGTAAGCTTCCCTTTTTTTATCTCCAAATTTATATTGTTCAAAACCTCACCTTTAGCTTCATCATCCCAACTAAATATCCCACCCTTAACCTCCACAGCGATTCTACCATCGCAAGCATCCACTCTTTCTACCGACTCTTCCACCAATTCCTTGCTTAGCATGTAACAATCCAACCTCGCAAGAGATACCATTGCTTGTGAAAGTGATATCATAGCTTGAGGGAATACCCTGATAGGCTCCTGCAACATTTTAAAGATAGATGTCGTTGTGAATACTGTCCCTGCATCAAGCGGGACTCCCAACAGGAGAGCGGTACCAAATGTCAGAGTTGATACTAGCAATGGTGTGCTCCACATCACAATCGTGTTGATAGAGATTGAGTACAAAAACTTGGAAATCCATCCAAATTCTGAATCACGAAAATCTTGGATTCTCTTGTTGAAGTGGTCTTCCCATGCTTGGAATTTGATCACACGCATGTAATTCAGCATCTCATTTGTTGCCTTCATCCTTGAATCGCGATTTATCATCACATTTCTCTGGAActtattatttcttttgttgCTAAACACAGCAAACACAATAACACCAAGAGTTCCAATCAATGCTGTGACTGCCGAGGTACCTAGAGCATTGTATAGGAGCGCTAAGCCAACACCAACTTGCAATGGCATTAACCATATAGAGTGCAACTGCAACATCATATCAGAGAGCTGCTGGGCATCAACGGCCATGTAATTCACAATCTGTCCAACTCCGTGAGCTTGACGAGCAGAACATGATAACATAAGCCCTTTCTTGTATAAAGAAGTGATGAGAGTACATCTAATGAGCATCCCAAGTTTCCGAGAATTGAAGTTAAATTGATGGTCAGTCAAAACCTCAACAAATTTTGCGACAAGAAGAATCAATACAAGGTAATATCCTTCATAGGGAGAGGTTCTTTTCCCAGATGTGTAATCGACAAAGCTTTGGATGAGCATAGGCCCAACATACATGACAGAGAGCCGCAAGATTGCAAGGAACGCAGTGAAGGAAATTTCCTTCCAAAAGCACCTCAACAACGTGGTTCGAACAGGGTGGTTTGACTTTTCATGTGGTTTAGGCCAACTGGATTCAAAGAGCTGTGACATTTTTTCAGCTCTATGCTCTGGTGAAAGAGTAGGCACATCATCTATCTTGAGCGGAGATTTGTAGCCCTTACGCAGTAGGGGATTCATCCAAAGCCAAAAGGACTTAGATATTATAGAAGCCGTAGCAAAGCCAGTCACATTGGATTTTCCCAAAAGAGGTTCATGTAATTTGGTGTCATCATGCATTACTGATTCAGAATGCCTGATTACAGTAATCCCAGTCGATCCTTTAATGGCAACGGAAAAAAGAACAATTGATAACGTGAAAGCCATTGCAGAAACTATATCATCAAATAACAAGTTGTGTTCCAGAGCTACCAATCGAATGATCCCTGATGACATAAACATactaatgatgatgaaatttgCAACCCAATAAATTCGAAGAGATAGTGGATGAGTGACAGCATGAAACCTCTTTTCATGAATTATCAAGATTGCAACCACTAGTTGAGTTATTGCTTGAACTAACCAAAACACTCCATCAAGCACCTTCCAACGTGGCAACTGAGTGCTTTGACTGAATGCTAGAATGGAGACGACAATGTAACACAAAGCTAAAAAGACTGGTACAATCAAAGAGAGCTTGAACCAAATAGAAGTTGTGATATGAGCTCTGCTGTTTCCATTTCCAACAAGGGGATAGTTGATGTCAGAGCCGGAGTATCCACTGGAAGTGAATCTAGAATGCAGCTTTTGAGCCGCAAATCCGAGGAGGAAAAGCAAGAACAAAAGGTCAACTGAAGATAACAGAGCTCTTTGAGGACATGgagaaaggaaaatgaatcTTAACCATTGAAATATCAATGGAATAGATGTTTCCCCTGAAGACTGAACCACATAGCTTGAGCATGAGAGAGAGTTGATCCATGATGAAGAACTCATGCTCCCTAAACTtcaagtgaataaaataaaatcacagaAAAACCACTCGATGCTCTGATCAATCTCCTCCCTCCTGCTCCCTGCATAGTTAACAGAAAACTTTAACGGTAAGTGAGGACTAAAAGAAATGACCCACCAAAAAGGAGTTTCGAACTAGAGTCGTGGAATTATGGTGCCATAGCAGGACCACGGATAAAAATGAGCACTTCAAGAAGAAAATgattacaataaataatatagaaagatgagttttctttttctttttctttccaagCCTTCGAGACCTAGCATATGGGGTCTCTGCAACTTCAGTTAAATGCGATCTAAGAAAATCATAAACTCAACACACAAAATGATACCGGCAATTTATTGCAGTTTGAGAGGAAGAGATATGCAAACtatataaaatcaagataaacaaaaaacagTGTTATTAATTTAAGGAGCAGGTATCAGACCGTAGATGTTGCCGGCGATGGATCAGTTGCAATAActcaataaagaaaacaagaaaaacgaTGGAGATTGGAGAAGATGAAAATAGAATACTACTGAAGTTGCCAAGGACAAGTAAAATTCATGAACTTGAACCGTATGCATGTATGTACATGTAGACACAACCTTCAAAAAAGATGATCTAGTTTTCTATAAAAGCTGAAAGGCAATAAATTACTTGCTTTAAAAGCTGCAGGTGCAGCGCAACCAGAAACGTGGATCCCGGTTCCTGACGGAGAAGTCTGTGCCGGGGAATGTAAGGTAAACCACAGTATACTAGGACGAGTGAGAGTgagaaagacataaaaaaacaaccaaactgaGTTTGGGTTCGCTGACAGTTATACTTCGCAGCAGAACTAGTGTCgtgtatattaaattaaactaaaaagtaACAAAAGGACAAGATGAAACTGGTTCCCTAAAGCCGGCCATGGTATTAGATACAGTGTTTTGGATTCCATTCttttctgaatatttttttaaatttatttttgatattaaaatatcaaaaatatatagaaacacccaaaataaaattaattaaaaaattaaaaatgcaactGATCACTGGAATCACCACACGCAAGACACCCCCACCAACACTGTCTTTTATCCTCGCGCGTGTGAAAGAaacaacaatgattttttttaaaaaaaaacatgtttattcttgattatttcatttctaaatgtgttttaaatctataaattgTGATATGCAGAGTAGAGTAAATTCTTCGGGGATGTATGGATGTGAAAAATGTCCATGTTCTTGGGAAACCTATTTAGAAACTCATTTTATTTGGAAGAAACAGGAAAAACAATGTTTCTGTCACAGTGATGTCTCATGCAGGGTATCTGATCgtaaattttcttcatcaaattattatgtatcaaaatatatgtttttttaaatatgtaaatcATAAAGTTCTAAGATCATgaatattatatgtatatttgaatgtaaaaatcataaagttttaATCAAAATGcatgtattattaattaaatttgagtTGTCAAGACTCAAAATATGTTAAAGCAAGCAAAATATGCATGTATTATTAACTTTCAATTCTGCATAAATTGTTGTTCTTAAATTGTTGAATAGTTTAACAATTATTAGTCACAACAAATAATTGattctataatttataataaatatattgttgataaacctataaaaaataaactataaaaaataatattagaaatatatcaaagacaaagaaagtttaatattttgaatgatTATGTTGCATATCTAGAATAGTTAtaatttgacttgaaaaatgatgatgattcagtgttggttttataatttataataaagatattgatgataaacctataaaaaatagtattatatatcaaaaaaaaagaaagtttaatattttagatgATTATGTGGCATATCTAGAATAGTTataattttacttgaaaaatgatgatgatttagttttattttcacGGGCCATTAATAAtggtaattataataaatagatagatatcataaaacatgaattaaaatttataaaacaagatGAAGTATGAGAACATGTTAAAATATCTAGATATTGTAAAAAGTCAGATATAAATGGATCTTTAAAACCAAACGAGATTCAAATGATAACATTGAATAATACAATGACATACTTGTTACTAAAtgtttttactaaaaacaaatgacattaataataaaaagatgtcTTTATCGGTCTCTATAAAATACTTATTTAGAATTCCatgattttagtattttattatgatttagaATTATATCAAATAGATATGAAAATCGCATTTTTAAATGGGAATGTAgtagaagaagtttatatggatCGATTGAGATTTTCAGTTGAATGAAACAAGCATATAGTGTGTAAACTTAAGAAATCAATATATAAACTTAAATAAGTTTCAAAACAATGGTATATCGAGTTTAATGatattgttgttttctttatatttaagaaaaatattattgatcaatatatatatcttaagatcagtaaaattttatttattttatatattgatgatatcttatttgtaattagtaattttagtttattataaaatcttGAGTTTGGAtatttagatttagatttttattgaatGCGTCGATACCAATAAAAtctatattataatatttcttcattttagGTTGAGGAGAAATCTTatgaaataattcaaaataatttattattattgcattTATTATAAAAGTCGAATACGTGGCATGCTTTGAAATAATAGTTCAATAAGTAACCAATGGGATGTCAACATTAAAAAACTGCAATTTCCAGAATTTAACCTCGAGAACAATGACAGGCTTGATCATGGTAAGAATGATAAGGATCAAATGCataattaagtaaaattaataagagATGATGGTATGATTAGAGTTTTTGATTAAGACATTCTATAAGTCAACTCTCTTGGAATATCTCCAATAAATACCAggattattttcataatttgctgcatttgttttttgttaagattaatgTAGGCtataaaagtataaataattaagGAATGTTGAACATCCAACGagccataataataataataataaaaccatctaggtggtggtccagtggtaagaacttgaaATCAAGATGATTGTTCCCTCtatggtctcaagttcgagccctgtggttgcttatatgatggtcactagaggcttacatggtcgttaacttcaggacccgtgggattagtcgaggtacgcgcaaactgacccggacatccacgttaaactaaaataattataataataataatacagaacttcaaataattttgaaagtcTTTAAGTCTTTCTCATCCCTTTTCATTCCAGTATTTTATCACCACATGATTTGAGATTGCAgtgtaaagaaaatatattaaaataatatttttatatttttaatattaaaacaataaaaaaatattaattcaatttttcttatataaaaaaaaaatagatgccaACCTCACTCCTGAACAATACAAAATAAGACACGCGCATAGCCGTCATGATTGGCACCATGCGGCAGATAAATTGACTTCACAACTACAACTATATATTATACACAAAGAGGAATCTAATTATGTACTTGTATTagcacataaaaaacaaaagcggAAGACATTGCTCTTTGTTGTTTTCTACTCTTGCCTTGTTTATTAGATGGAAGCGTGTCCCTGATGGAGACGACATGGGGTATCAGTACAGCAACAACAGACTGGTCGTGTCGATGTTAATAACTGGCGGTCATATGCTGAATTATCACCACAAACACATGAATAACTTATAACCTATAGTCCATGTcgcaattattattttttctatttttttaatgtataatagTAAGATAGAAGCATAACCTCTCTGACTAGGAAGCGTGGACCTTATATAATTGACTTATATACAACCTGTATGTATACTTTAATATCTACATGTATAATTGATACTGTATGTGTTTTCATAAttccaattaaattttaaaactagtaGGTTACTTTTTAagaacttaaattttaaaaaccatctGGTAGGTAGctcagtgataagagtttgaaaCTAAGGAGTTTGCTCCCCTGTGATTTCAGGtttgagccatgtggttgctaatatgataatcactggagatttacatggtcattaacttcaggaatcgtgggattagtcgaggtatgcgCAAGCTGACCTGAAcattcacattaataaaaataaaaacttagattTTAGAGTCTTAAATTCTTAATTCAAAAAAGAATGGAGGGCCTTCATGGTATGGAAGCAAGCAAACATGTTAGGGAGTATCGAAtgtcattattaatattaattagtctTATACCCGATGATAAAATTCCATAATCAAGTGATCAAACCACCTAAATCTTTGTTTCATTTAGATTCAATTTAattgcttattttatttatgtttttttttttctaatctctgCTGGAGGTACCCCATTTTGGAGGCATGTCTGCACTGGAGTAATCAAATCGAACCACCTAAATCTTTCcttaacaaaactaaaatataaaaaagttattacattttttttattggcatcCTTCTgtacttttattgttttgattttaatacaTAAATCATAGAGTATTTGACACTCCTTTGTTCTTGTTGTTCATCACCGGGGCGGGGAACCCACCATTCTAGCTTTCAaattaccttttaaaaaaattactttcagccttgcaaacaaaatatcaatataaagCAGATGTAAAAttcaggtttttatttttagacccAAGATTTTAGAGTCTTAAATATCCCAAATTTGATGATGGTTAAGTCcaagattaatataaataaattgtggCTAGaagattctttctttctttctttctttcttttatattggTGGTGGTAGTCTCAATCAATGGCGGCTGAAGCTGAACAGTTAGGGTATCATTGagatattatcttaatatatttttaaataaaaaatatttttaaaaacaactagaATACCTTTATTTGCGTTAATTTGTACCAAAAAGCAACCGTACAAGTACTGTTGTGAGCATGACATGGCAGTATATGTACGGGAGTTTTAGCGAGCACTGAGCGCAGAGGATTAtgccctaaaaccctaaaaccctaaaatccTGGCACTAGGTTTCTTTCTGGTTTCCAAAATAAGCAGACCGACACAGAGCACAGCGAAGATGGAAGGAACGACAGAGATGGAGATTGAGGAACCGAAATCAAAGAAATTCGGgctaaaaaactcaattcaaacCAATTTCGGCAACGACTATGTTTTCCAAATTGTCCCAAAGGATGACTGGTCGTCAGTGGCGGTGTCGCTATCGACAAAAGCAGTGAAGCTTTATTCTCCAGTGACAGGTCAGTTCCAAGGAGAGTGTAAAGGTCACTCTGATACTATCAATCAAATTGCATTCTCTGTTTCATCGTCTCCGCATCTTTTGCATTCTTGCTCTTCTGACGGTACTATCAGAGCTTGGGACACCAGAAATTTCCAACAGGtactttccctttttcttttttctcattttcctcTGTATGTTTTTATATGGGAGTACTCTGTGAATGAATTGATTGTGTTGCAGGTTTCGTGTATAGATTCCGGCTCTTCTCAAGAGATTTTCAGCTTTTCATTTGGAGGTTCTAATGATAATCTTCTTGCTGCTGGCGCTAAGTCTCAGGTTCTAACAGTTTCATTTCTCAATTTACTGGTACGTTTAActctaattaaattgaatttattatgaattgtttGATGATTTGGATATGGGTTTCTTGGTAATTCAGGTACTTTTCTGGGATTGGAGGAATGGGAAGCAAGTTGCATGTTTGGAGGAATCTCATATTGAAGATGttactcaggtttttttttcccgttcTTTCTTCAACTTGACAGGAAGTTTGTTTCATTTCTTATTGCACAATGTTTAATATTGTGGCTGTTCATGACTATTTGCTATTTAACTAGGAAGTTGGTTTCCAATATGAAGTTGTGTTAGAATTTTAACCGATGTTTTAGGTTGCAATGTCTATGGTTGAAGTTGAAGATTATGTAAATGCATGTAGGTGGATACACCAAACTTAGTGGCTTTCACCCAGTATGCGATGCATTGTTTTCTGCTTTGTGCTAAGGTGGTCATGACTGGATCCCCATTGTTATGTCGCCATTTGTAACCTGGAATGTAGGTATTTTATCCCAAGCCGTGATGCTCTTTTCAACTGCCTGGTCTGCCAAATTATATTAGTTAAACAAaccaaaagatataaaatacaatgccttaaaaaagtttaaaattagaCTTAAAAAATCAGTCATGTGCTAGGATTTCTAGGGATAAGAAAAACATACAGGAAGCTGTTTATCACTGCATGGTTATGTTGTGTTTGCAAAATACATCTGTAATGCATGGACTTGATTATACCACCAGCTTTTTGGCGCTAACATGGTGTTGTTCGAAATGGCTTCTATGCATTTTTCTGGCATGTGTTATATTGTCCAATTGAGCTGAGCTGAAATCCCGCTGTCATCTTTCACTGAAATATCTGTAAAGATTTGTCaagtttatatgttttggactGCCAGCATTCCTGTTTAGGAATTGGAGTAATTGTTCATTTTATTACTGGATTCATATTTTCAtccatgaattttgtttttgttctattttGTCAAGTTCATAACTTGCTGACTTTTAATAGGTTCACTTTGTCCCTGACAATAGAAACAAGCTTCTTTCAGCTTCCGTTGATGGGTTGATGTGTATATTTAATACTGATGGGGATATCAACGATGACGATGATCTGGAATCAGTAAGTGCAGGCTTCTAATTCTCGGTACTGTTTACATCATTCCTAATTTTATATGCATGGGTTCATTGAAAGATAAACGAATTGTTAGGTATTTTGTGAGGTCCAAATGGGCAGACTTGTCAAAGCAGTTGTTTGGCCATTCAAATAACAATTGCTGAAAaaatgcaactacatgattgCTACTTGTTAGAGTTGGACATCAAGTACCATAGAGCATGGTCTTCATGTGAAATATGCTTCATTCTTTCAAGTCTATCAGAGATTTAGCATCTTAAACTACTTAATAAAAAATGTCTGATGGTGCCTTCTTAGTGTACCATATTCATTGGAATATCATTACTATCAAACTTATAGTAACTGTaacatacttgaaaaaaaaagccattttgTTAGGTGGGTTGATAActtatcctttcttttttctttggatttgacaaaaaaaaaaggtgcattTCCTTTTCTGCATGTGAAGCAGTTTTTGAGAGGATAGTCAGGACATGgtctttcaattattattttagccTGCAGCTCTGCTATAAAGGATCTAtgcttgaatttttgttttttttacaaaaaaaattttatggaAGAGCTTTGGTTGCATTTGGATATGCAACTGATTTTTGAGCAATGTTCCTTTAGTCTCCCTCtgtccattttttattatatttgttgcaATACATTCATTCAATTTGTTaatgatcttttttattatcatttcttTGAGAGGAGTATATTTTGTTGTTgcttccaaaaataataatttctgaTCTCTGATAGTTAATTTTGCACTGCCTGTTTCTTCCAAAACGTAAGTATATACTTAATCCTTTGTCCAAGAATACCAGACTTTTTTCCAGACTGGTTGAAAACTGTTTAACATGTCTTGTGCAATAAGAGTTCAACTAGTCCCATAACTGCTCCTAGTCTTTCCTGTACATATTTCAGATGAACTTTTACAATCTTGTAGGTGATTAATGTTGGAACTTCAATCGGGAAAGTGGGGTTTTTTGGAGAGACATATCAGAAGCTCTGGTGTTTGACACATATCGAAAGTTTAAGGTACTGTTGAATTTATTGGCTCTTTATGATACAGTGGAAGATGGTTTTACTATGTATGTCAGTAAAAAATGGAAGTCAGCAGTCTGCTAGTGACTTATGGTTACCATCCCTGTAGGGGTTTGCAAAATCACaggaaaaaggaaatgaaaaggagttctTGTAACCATGCATGTTACATTCAAAAACAATCTTTTTGGTAACCATAGTTTAAGCCTGACTCTGATGTGcattaccttttgttttctaaaaaacgAAACTGCAGTATTTGGGATTGGAAGGATTCAAGAAATGAAGCAAACTTTCTGGAAGCTCGCTCATTAGCCTCTGACAGCTGGACATTAGACCATGTAAGTTTTTTCCATGTGATGGAATCCACTTTATTTAGTGGATTACAGAACAACTGTATTTCTTGTCTTTACATGCAATTTCTCTTTTCTGTAAGTATGGTGTATCATAAACTACTGTATTTAGTTGATGTTTTAGAACAAGAAGCTCTTACAAGAGCAAACAAGAATGGTTTAGAACTTAATTATCATTTTCTCGCTTAACTTTCCTACGGTGTCTGACAAAAATAGTTGAGAAAACTCAAATATGGCACAAGTGCAGTTGAGTTGTAAGCATCAATTATGGAAGCCCGGACTCCCTAATGGTATATGAAATTGTCCAAGATACCAGTGACACATGATACAGCTAAGTTGCTGTTTGAAGAGTCCTTGGGCTTCCATCTCgagcaacaattttttttctcatagacAATGCTATGTAGGATGGAATACATAGACCAGAAGACAGAATATACGGATCTTCTAATTTATGAATTAGCAGGATACATGCAGTATGTTTGgtacaatatatttatttttaattatggttCAAATTCAGATTCTTGGTTTAAACTTCTCTGTTGTCTTGgcaggttgattattttgttgattgcCACTACCCCGGAGAAGGTGATAGTTTATGGTTAATCGGTGGCACTAATGCCGGTGCTTTAGGTTATTTTCCTGTAAATCATAAAGGAATTGGATCTCCAGAAGCAATTCTTGGAGGGGGGCACACAGGTGTTGTCAGGAGTGTATTGCCCATGTCAAGCATGAAGGGGGGACCTGCCCAAAGCCGAGGCATATTTGGATGGACAGGTGGTGAGGATGGTCGACTATGTTGCTGGTTGTCCGACGATTCCACTGGGATAAATCGATCATGGATTTCAAGTGCATTGGTTAAGAAATCACCAAAGGCTCGCAAGAAAAAACGGCGTACTCCTTACTAGAGCACGCCTGTATGTTTTTTCTTGCCGTATCTTCTCAAAATCTTACAGAGCCCCCCTGTTTTCTTTAGTTCCTTTCaacttttatttctctctccttcgAGCTTTGTATTTTCGGTTTTGTAGTTTAAGAAAATCATGGCGTCAGATGTGCATTGCATGCATCGTCATTGAATTGTGGAAAGTAAAATGCCTACCCTTTTAATTCCATACTCAATCCGGCCACTTTATCCCATATGTCGCTATTTcttgttttctgtttctttttttcttttttattattgttgcaaTGTCTTTCTTTTCACCTACATccacaactatatatatatatataatattgcaACTCAGGACTTTGATTCCATTGCGTTGAATGATTTTCTtaactaaaatcaatttttaatttaatcaagtaataaaaaaataaatataattaaataaaatgaaatgaaaaaatatcatgtaaggttatacatattaaaaattttatccaaaaataaatatttttatttatataaaacataacaaaaaactCGATAATctttacaaattaaatatataaaaactaactaaaatataattgtcaTTTAAATCAGggtatataaacaaaaataaaagagagaatgaatattaatttaaataaatataaaaagcatcaattaaaaataatttagaaaaaaaaaagtaaaaagttaTGCGATGTTGGACTTGACAAGCCAAGCTAGCCCACTTGACTCATTTTGTAAGGACCCGCATGCagcttaatatatttttttagcatatgGGGTGGATGAGATGTCATccacctcaatttttttaaaaaaaaataaaaaaaataatgtattatctgatttttttcaaattcttacTACTATGATGGTTAGACATCGAgactaaaggtttttttatttaaaaattta harbors:
- the LOC7457942 gene encoding WD repeat-containing protein GTS1, which codes for MEGTTEMEIEEPKSKKFGLKNSIQTNFGNDYVFQIVPKDDWSSVAVSLSTKAVKLYSPVTGQFQGECKGHSDTINQIAFSVSSSPHLLHSCSSDGTIRAWDTRNFQQVSCIDSGSSQEIFSFSFGGSNDNLLAAGAKSQVLFWDWRNGKQVACLEESHIEDVTQVHFVPDNRNKLLSASVDGLMCIFNTDGDINDDDDLESVINVGTSIGKVGFFGETYQKLWCLTHIESLSIWDWKDSRNEANFLEARSLASDSWTLDHVDYFVDCHYPGEGDSLWLIGGTNAGALGYFPVNHKGIGSPEAILGGGHTGVVRSVLPMSSMKGGPAQSRGIFGWTGGEDGRLCCWLSDDSTGINRSWISSALVKKSPKARKKKRRTPY